The DNA sequence TCGCTCCTCCACCGGAAGTGGTCTTGAGTGAAGAGCCCCGGGCATTCTCACAGGGTCTGCAGGTCCTGAAGGCATTGACCGAAGGTAAGCTCTATCTCTGTAAAGCACCGGGAACCAATCTGCCAGGCTGCGATCTGGATTTTGTGACGGTCGAAGAATTTGGCGGCCCGCACCCCGCAGGTCTGCCTGGCACACACATTCATTACCTCGATCCGGTCAGCGATAAGAAAACCGTCTGGTACATCAACTACCAGGACGTGATCGCGATTGGCAAACTCTTTAGCACCGGTCAGCTTTACAACGAACGCGTGATTTCCATCGCGGGTCCTGTGGTTAAGAATCCGAAACTTGTAAAAACCATCATGGGAGCCAGTCTGGTTGACCTGACAGACGGCAACCTCGAAGAAGGCGTTGATCGGGTGATTTCCGGTTCCGCTCTCGCCGGCCGAAAAGCCGAAGGCCCCTTTGCTTACCTGGGCCGCTATGCATTGCAGGTTACCGCGCTCAAAGAGGGAACACACCGTGACTTCCTGGGCTGGATGGGCCCCGGATTCAATAAGTTCTCGGTCGTGCCTGTATTTGCTTCTTCCTGGACCGGTAAAGGCAAGAAAGTGCCTTTCACTACATCCACCGAAGGCAGTAAGCGAGCCATGATTCCTATCGGCACTTATGAAAAAGTGATGCCGCTGGATATCCTGCCGACCTTCCTGTTGCGGGCACTGATTACGGAAGATACCGAACAGGCAAAACTGCTGGGATGCCTGGAACTGGATGAAGAAGATCTGTCGTTGTGCACGTTTGTCTGCCCGGGCAAATACAATTACGGATCACTGCTGCGAGACAATTTGACCAAAATTGAAATCGAGGGCTGATACAGTGGTGGCCCGGGAAGGGCTTTGACTGTGAAACTCGCCAAGCCTTCACTGAGTGTGATTGTAAGCCGGATAACTCAATTTGTTTTGAAAGATGTCAGCCTGACTGATCGCTCTGAAACGTCTTCGTTTCGGCTCGCAGTCAGAGACAGTCAAAGTTGCTGATGGCCCGCCTGAGCCTGATTCAGGGGCTGTCAAACAGGAAAGATAAACCTCGAAATGAAGCCGTTACGAAATCTTCTTGATAAGATGCACCCCCTCTTCGATAAAGGGGGTAAGTTCGAGAAGCTTTACCCACTTTACGAAGCGCAGGATACCTTCCTGTATACGCCGGGTGAAGTGACCAGTGAAGCCTCTCATGTGCGCGATTCCATCGACTTGAAGCGCATGATGAGTATGGTCATTGTGGCTCTGTTGCCCTGTGTGTTTATGGCACTTTATAACACCGGGTTCCAGGCCAATGCGGCAATGAGCACCATGGGCATCGAATCGGTACCGGGCTGGCGGGGCGCGATCATGTCCTCACTGGGCGTGGTTCCCGATGCGAACAGCCTGCTCTCCAACCTGGTGCATGGAGCACTCTACTTCCTGCCCGTTTATATCGTCTGTATGGCGGTAGGGGGGGCCTGGGAAGGTCTGTTCTGTATCGTGCGGCGTCACGAAATCAATGAAGGCTTCCTGGTGACCGGGATGCTGTTCCCGTTAACGCTGCCTCCCACGATTCCCCTCTGGCAGGTAGCACTGGGCATCAGCTTCGGTGTGGTCGTCGGTAAGGAAATCTTCGGTGGTACAGGTAAAAATTTCCTTAACCCCGCTTTAACGGCGCGTGCGTTTCTATACTTTGCCTATCCGGCACAGATCGTGGGTGACACTGTCTGGACCGCCGTTGATGGTTTCAGTGGTGCTACTTCATTAGGGCAGATGGCCACCGCTGCTCCCGAAGTCGGCATGAAAGCAGTCACCAACCCTATCTCTGAGGGAGGCCTTGGTATCTCCTGGTCGCAGGCGTTCCTGGGAACCATTCAGGGGTCTATGGGTGAAACTTCAACTCTGGCCTGTCTCCTGGGAGCGATCTTCCTGATCCTGATCGGCGTCGGTTCCTGGCGCGTGATGGCGGGTGTGCTTGCCGGATCGATGGGCTTAGCGACACTGCTCTGGATGATTGGCAGCAATACCAACGCGATGTTCGCCATGCCTCCGCAGTGGCACCTGGTTGTCGGTGGTCTGGCCTTCGGTCTGGTCTTCATGGCGACCGACCCGGTCTCCGCAGCGATGACCGACACCGGACGCTGGTTATATGGAATTTTGATTGGGGGAATGACAATCCTGATTCGGGTGGTCAATCCTGCGTATCCAGAGGGGATCATGCTGGCGATTCTGTTCGGCAACGTCTTCGCTCCTCTGATTGATTATTACGTGGTTCAAGCAAACATTAAAAGAAGGTTGGCGCGAAATGTCGCGTGATTCAATAGGTTTCACATTTATCGTATCGGCCACGTTGTGTGTGGTCTGCTCGATTCTGGTTTCCGGGGCTGCGGTCGGATTGCGCAGCAAGCAGGAACTGAATAAAGAGATCGAACGTAAAAAGAACATCCTCTCCGTGGCGGGCCTGATCCAACCAGGTGACGACGCGAAGAACGTCATGAAGATTTATGACGAGCGGGTTGAGGGGATTATCGTTGATCTCGACTCAGGTAAAGTCGTAACCGACGACAAGGAACTGTTCCCCAATCCTGCGGAATACGACCAGAAGGCGGCAATCGACAATCCCAAACTGAGCTCGGCAATCGAGCCCAGCAAGGACATCGCCGGGATCAAACGTCGCGAAAACTATTCCTGGGTTTACCTGATCAAGGATGAGAATGGTCAGCTGACTCAGTATGTTCTGCCCGTCCGCGGCAAAGGTCTCTGGTCAACCATGTGGGGCTTCCTGGCTCTGCAGACCGACCTGACCACCGTGCAGGGTTTGACCTTCTACGAACAGGGGGAAACACCCGGGCTGGGGGGTGAAGTCGATAACCCCAAGTGGAAGGCACAGTGGAAAGGCAAAGAAGTCTACAACAAAGACTTCCAGCCTGATATCGAAGTCATTAAGGGGACCGTCAATCCGGAGTCCCCTAATGCGGAACATGAAGTGGACGGCCTCTCGGGAGCCACCATTACCTCTCGCGGCGTAACCCACCTGCTGGATTTCTGGCTGGGTGATCTAGGATTTAAGCCTTATCTCGAACAGGTTCGGGAAAAGGAGGGAAAGTAATATGAATTCACGGCAAAAAGAGGTTCTGACCGGACCGATTTTTAATAACAACCCGATTGCGTTGCAGATCCTTGGAATCTGTTCCGCTCTGGCGGTAACAACCAAGATGGAGACCGCACTCGTGATGAGTATTGCGGTAACCCTGGTGACCGCCTGCTCGAACGCCGCAGTCGCTTCGATCCGTCTGCAGATTCCCGGCAGTATCCGCATTATTGTGCAGATGACGATCATCGCCTCACTGGTGATTCTGGTCGATCAGTTCCTCAAGGCCTTCGCCTTCGGAATCAGCAAGCAGCTGTCCGTGTTCGTGGGACTGATTATTACCAACTGTATCGTGATGGGGCGTGCCGAGGGGTTCGCGATGAAAAACGAGCCTGGCATCAGCTTCCTGGACGGTATCGGAAACGGACTGGGTTACAGTGCCATTTTGATGCTGGTGGCCTTCTTCCGTGAGTTATTCGGTTCGGGGAGCCTGTTTGGAATCCCTCTGATGAAACTGACCCGGGAAGGCGGCTGGTACGAAGCCAACGGCCTGATGTTATTACCTCCCAGTGCATTCTTTATTATTGGCTTCGCAATCTGGGCTCTGAGAGTCTGGAAAACCGATCAGGTGGAGGAAGCATAACATGTTAGAGCATTATCTGAGCCTGTTTATTAAGTGTCTGTTCGTCGAAAACCTGGCACTGGCCTTCTTCCTGGGAATGTGTACCTTTCTGGCCGTTTCCAAAAATGTGAAGACTGCCTTCGGTCTGGGGATCGCTGTAGTCGTCATTCAGACGATTACCGTTCCCGTCAATAACATCATCTATCAGCACCTGTTGAAGAAGGGGGCACTGGCCTGGGCCGGCTATCCCAATGTCGACCTGACCTTCGTCGGTCTGATCTGTTACATCGGCGTGATTGCCGCGATGGTACAGATCCTGGAAATGACCCTCGACCGGTTCGTTCCGGCTCTCTATAACTCGCTGGGGATCTTCCTGCCACTGATTACCGTGAACTGCGCGATTCTGGGGGGAACCCTGTTTATGGTGGAACGCGACTACAACTTCCCCGAAAGTTGCGTCTTCGGTTTCGGTTCCGGTGTCGGCTGGGCACTGGCGATTCTGGCGCTGGCAGGTGTGCGGGAGAAAATGAAATACAGTGACGTCCCGCCGGGATTACGCGGTCTGGGCATCACCTTTATTACCGTTGGACTGATGGCGATGGCCTTCATGGCTTTCTCCGGTATCCAGCTCTGAGACTTAACATTTTCCTAATTTATTGAGCGGTTGAAGTTTAATCATGGGTATAGAAATTCTGTTAGGCGTGGTGATGTTCACGGGCATTGTGTTGGCCCTGGTCGCCATCATTCTGGTCGCGAAATCAAAACTGGTTGCCTCCGGTAACGTCACAATTACTGTGAACGAGCAGAAGAAAATCGAAGTTCCCGTGGGCGGGAAGCTGCTGGGCGCCCTCGCCGAGAATCAGATTTTCGTCTCATCTGCCTGTGGTGGTGGGGGAACCTGTGCTCAATGTGAGGTTCGCGTGCTCCAGGGCGGCGGCGATATCCTGCCGACCGAACGCTCTCACTTTAACAACCGCGAAGTCCGCGAAGGCTGCCGCCTTTCATGTCAGGTGCCGGTCAAAACCGATATGGACATCGAAGTACCACCCGAAGTCTTCGAAACCAAGAAATGGCAGTGTAAGGTTAAGTCCAACGACAACGTGGCGACCTTCATTAAAGAGCTCGTTCTGGAACTGCCTGTCGGCGAAGACGTAAACTTCAAGCCGGGTGGATACATTCAGATCGAAGCTCCGCCGCACCATATCAAATACAGCGAATTCGACATTCCTGATGAATATAAAGAAGACTGGGACAAGTTCGATCTCTGGCGGTTTGAGTCCAAAGTCGAAGAGCCGGTCATCCGTGCTTACTCGATGGCCAACTATCCAGGTGAAAAAGGCATCATCATGCTTAACGTGCGTGTGGCTTCACCTCCGCCACGTGCACCGGATGGCACTCCTCCCGGGAAGATGTCCTCCTACATCTTCAATCTGAAACCGGGTGATGAAGTTACTATCTCCGGTCCTTACGGTGAGTTCTTCATCCAGGAAACCGATGCGGAAATGATCTACATCGGTGGTGGTGCCGGTATGGCTCCCCTGCGATCTCACATCTACGAGCTCTTCAAAGAACGCAAAACCAACCGGAAGGTCTCTTACTGGTACGGTGCCCGCAGTATGCGTGAAATGTTCTACGAAGATGAATTCCGGGCGATCGAAGAGGACTTCCCGAACTTCAAGATGCACATCGCGCTTTCAGATCCGATGCCGGAAGATAATTGGACCGGTCTGCAGGGCTTCATCCACCAGGTGCTGCTGGACGAATACCTGAGTAAGCATCCTGCTCCCGAAGATTGTGAGTACTACATCTGTGGTCCGCCAATGATGTTGTCTGCCGTACGTAACATGCTGGATGATCTGGGAGTTGAACCTGAGAACGTCCGGTACGATGACTTCGGTTAACAGACAATCCGCGTGGTTCTGGACGCTCGGACTGCTGCTGTGTTGCCTGCAGGTCACGGGATGCCGGAATGATGAATCAGGCTCCGATTCTGCTGCATTACAGAAGCAGCAGATCGAGGGGCCGACGATGGGAACGACCTATCACATTACGGTCTGTTCCCCTGCAGCAGAACAGGTTGATACCGGGCAGCTGAAACAGGATATCGATCAGCTGCTCGTGGAAATCAACCAGGAGATGTCGACCTACATCAAGGATTCGGAACTGTCCCTGTTCAACCAGGCGGAACCCAATCAATGGTTACCTGTCGCACCTGCCGTGGTCAAAGTTGTCTCAGCCGGTCTCAAGTTGAGTGAAGACAGCGACGGGGCCTTCGATATGACCGTCGGCCCACTGGTCAACCTGTGGCACTTCGGTCCGGATCCCGGCAAGAAGACGCTGCCTGCAGACGAGAAGATAGAAGCGGCCCGCAAGAAGGTGGGTTATCATCATATCCAGGTGCAGGAGTCACCTGCGGCACTGAAGAAACTGATTCCCGACGTGTACGTCGATCTGTCGGCTATTGCAAAAGGCTACGGTGTTGATGCAGTTGCCGAACTCATCGAGTCACGCGGTATCGAAAATTACCTGGTGGAAATCGGTGGCGAGATGCGGGCCCGGGGCGTCAATCAGCGTGGCGAAGCCTGGAAGGTCGGCATCGAAAAACCGGTGAGTGAAACCCGGGTGGTGCAGAAGATTGTACCACTGTCCAATCTGTCGATGGCGACATCGGGCAATTATCGTAATTTTTTTGAGGTGGATGGCGTCAGCTATTCACACACCATTGATCCCCGTACCGGGCGACCTGCGACTCATGGGCTCGCTTCGGTGACCGTGGTGGGGGAAACCTGCATGAATTGCGACGCGATCGCGACATGCCTGATGGTATTAGGCCCCGATGAGGGGTATAATTGGGTACAAGAGCGGGACATCGCCGCTTATTTCATCGTGAAAACAGACGCCGGTTTTACAGAACGCTTCTCGCCTGCCTGGCAGAAGCAGTTCGGTGAGGAGCAGTAATTATGTCAACAGTCCTGTTTGCTCTGGCAATCTTTGCCCTGGCCTTCGCGGGGATGGCCGTTGGTGTGATCTTCAGCAACCGGTGTATCAAAGGCTCGTGTGGCGGTCTGAACAACATCGAAGGAGCCGAAGGCTGCTCCCAGTGCGGTGGTTGCTCAGTCGGCGACAAGATGAAAGAACACGACCACGCGACGGCCGCCGACTCCTGTACTGTCGAGGAAGAAGACACCAGTCTGACCTCCGGCGCGAAATAGTCTGACCGCTTCAATCGGCTTACTATCGTCAGTCAATGACAGCTCCCGCATGAAATCCGCCGGTAATTTTCAAGATTTTTACTGGCAGTTCGAATCAGATGTGAGACAATACAGTCAAAAGTGGATTCCACCCGCAGGGGAAGCGCTTTTGTGGAACATCACATTTGAAATGAGCGCGACGTCAGTCGCACTCGGAAGAGGAGTTTAGCATGTCATCTGCCGATCAACCGGGACAGCCTGATCCCGTTTATATTCATACCGTGGAAGCATCCACGGAACAGAACCAGGCAGAACAGGCCGGCTCTACCTATTCAGAATCAACGCAGACCGAATCCAGCCAGTCGGAGTCGGAGGAATCAACCGAAGGCAAGCGATCTGACTCTACGGGCATTCCGAATTCCATCGAACGGCTGCGCACCGAATTCGATAAGCTGCTGGGTGTGGCTGTCGAACAGGGAGAACGGGCCCTGGATCGACTGGGCCTGTTTGGTAACGACCCTGTCTGGGTTCCCCGTGTCGATCTGATGGAACTGGACGAGCAGGTTCAGGTCTATATTGATCTGCCCGGTGTGACTGCCGAGGAAATCAATATCACACTGGCCGGCAATATGCTGACCGTGACTGGTACCCGCAGCACCGGAACGACAACCACCGCCGGTCAGACCGTGCGGATGAGTGAGCGTCCTTCCGGTCAATTCCGTCGTTCGGTACCCATGCCTGTTGCCGTCGATCCGGATAAGGTCTCCGCCTCCGTGCAAAACGGAATTCTGAGTATCCAACTGGATAAAGCTTCGACAGAAAAGCCGCGGCAGATTCCGATCAACAGTGCATCTGGCACCAGCTTCTAAACAGGTCAGTCAGCCGGGGACCGCTCCAGGTTCTTAATCAGGTGCGGTTCCACAGACTGTCCCGAAGTCAGATTCATGCTGGGGGCGACGATCAGTCGATCACCGGCTTTAATTCCCGTTTTGATCTCCGCTTCAAAATCATTCATCACCCCCGGTTCAACATCGACGAGCACCGTACGGTTATTACGAACCACGTAGGCCTGCCACTGACCTGATCCGTTGCGAAACAGTGTCGAGCGGGAAACCTTGACCACATCCGGTTTGATGTCCGTATAGATTTTAACCCGCACCCGAAAGTCGGTGCCCAGAGTCCGCTGCTGCTGTTGCAGCTGTTTGAAGATGTTGCGGTCAAAGCCGATGATGACCTTCACACGCTGCTGTTCGACGCCCAGCGAAGAGATCTTGGTAAAGCCCTTCGGGTAGATCCGTTTGACCTTCCCCTGCACGGGATCAGGGCCGATGGCGGGACCTTCGATATCGACGGGCGAACCGACGTGGATGTTGCCCACGTATTGAGAGAGGACATCGGCTTCGACTTCGAGATTATCCAACTGACCGAGCTCAAGCAGGATTTCGCCGGCGGGCAGCGTACGCTCGTTGGAGAAGTGTTTCGCCAGCACGGTTCCATCGATGGGGCTCCGCATCGTGGCCCGATTGCGGTCGCGCTGTAACTGCTCGAGCTGAGACTCTGCTTCTTTCTTCTCTTCCTGCAGGACTGCTTCGGAGAGGACTTTCTTCTCTTTGTATTTCTGAATCGAGATTTTGCCAATCTGCATCGCACTTTGAATGGCCTGCAGGGCCCGCCAGGTGAGAATGTCTTTCTGGTAATCGATTTCACTCTGTTTTTTGAACAGGTCTGCTTCACTGAGTTCACTGGCCGACAGTGCGTTCTTTTGAAACAGCTGATACTTGCGATCGTACTCGTCCCGCGCGTAAGTCCATTTGGCTTTACTGGCATCCTGCTGTTTGCTGGCGGCTTCGACGGTGAGATTCATCGATTTGAGGAACTCATCGAACTGGTCGAGCGAGTTGTCTTCCAGGCGATTGTCGGACTGTTCGATGATTTTGCGGGCATACTGTTCCACGCGGTAGCGGGCTTTCGCGACTTCGGCATCCAGGTCGGACGTATCCATCTCCGCGATGACCTGTCCCTGGGTGACCTTTTCATCTTCCTGCACGGTGATGGGCATCACCCGCCCGTTGAGCGGCATGGCGATGCGATAGATGCGAGGCAGGCTGGTCTTGGCACGTTCTTCGATGAACGCCTTGACGGTACCGGTTTCCGCAGCTGTGACATCCACGGGCTGTGGCGCTTCGCTGAAAAGATAATACAACCCCAGCACCGCCAGCAGGCCGACTGTGATCAGGATGGATTTTCGGGACATGGTTATTCCTTTACATTCAACGCCTGGAGCCAGTCCATTTTCTGAATGGTTTTCTGGACCGGCCAGTGTGAGATCAGTGTAAACAGGATGCCCAGGACGACCGTCATCACCCAGCTCAGCATGTAGATGGTAAATGGCATGCGGAACAGTTCGGTATCGTAGGCGATGTTAATGCCTTTGGAAGCCCAGTAACCGGCGGGCAGACCCAGCAGGATGCCGGGCAGATTAACAGAGAAACTTTCGCGGAGGAAGATCGAGCCGACCTCGCCGGGAGTGTATCCCAGTACCCGCAGCGTGGCGATTTCCTGTTGACGTTCGGAAAGCGAAATCAGCGACGCATTGAGAATGCTGCCGAAAAAGATCAGGCAGGAGAAGACGATCACCACGACAATCATCACGATCATCTGGTCGATGAGGACTTCCTGCAGTTTGTCTTTCTGATCGCGGATGGAATTCACCGTCTGAATCGCCGGGACCTGTTTCAGTTGTCGATAGATTTTCCGCGTCACTTCCGGTCGGGGATTCGTTTTGAGCTGCACACTGGTCAGCGAATCGGCTTCGCCCATCAAACGGTTCAGGTAATGGAAGTCAGCGTAAACGGTCAGCCCCAGGTAACTGTCGATGATTTTCATGACGGGGACCTGGCGGGGAATGCGATCGCCGGAGACGGGAACCATGCGAATCGAGTCTCCCGCCTGGATGTGCAGAATGTCGGCCAGTTTGCGTGTGACCAGTAAACCGGTGGGGGGCACTTCAACCCGGTTCCCCTCGGTATCGCGGGGAATGGTCAGTCGCGCGTCTCGCAGAATGCCGGTGATACCGGTTTTCTTTTCGTGGATGCCGTTCTGCAGGGTACAGCCGACCTGGAACAGCGGTTCTGCATAATCGACTCCCTGGATCTGTTGGGCTTCGAAGTACGCGGAGTAGTCGTGGTCGTCTTTGAAAGTCAGGTCGATGTCACTGAGCAGCAGCTTATCGTATTGAAAGTTGAGTAGTGCGAAGGCAGAGTCGTACATGGAAAAGGTAACCAGCAGCAGCATCGCCCCGACCGTTGCGGAGAGTAATCCGCCAATGGTGCGGGTTCGATTCCGGAAGATGTCGCGCAGCACCATCTGCCAGCGAAAGTCGAGTGCCTGCCAGAAGACGTGAATCCGCTCCAATGGAATCCGCCGGGCCCGTAGCGGCGGTTTGGCCCGCATCGCTTCCGCCGGTGAGAGACGTACGACAGTGCGGACCCCTCGGAATGTTCCCAGCACCGCAAAGAAGACGCTGATCAGCATGCCCAGCAGAATCACGCGGGGATACATCTGATTGGTCAGCGAGGGGAATTCAAAAAAGTTGCGATACTGCGCCGTCATCGCTCCGGCCAGGGAATAGCCCAGCAGGGTTCCCAGGATGCCTCCGGCCACCCCGATCAGCAGACCAAACTGAATGAAGTGCCGAAACATCTCCTGATTGGAATAGCCCAGGGCTTTGAGGGTTCCGACCACGGTTCGCTGCTGTTCGGCCATCCGTGACATGAGCAGATTCAAAGCCAGGGCCGCGACAATCAAAAAGATGGTGGGCAGGATGGTGGCACTGATTTTGAGTCCGTCGATCTCATTTTTCAGGAACCAGTGCGAGGACTGCTGCGAGAGCGGGGTCGTGGAAAAGACGCCGTAGTCTTCCAGTTCGAGTTCCAGCTGATCCAG is a window from the Gimesia benthica genome containing:
- a CDS encoding (Na+)-NQR maturation NqrM, with the translated sequence MSTVLFALAIFALAFAGMAVGVIFSNRCIKGSCGGLNNIEGAEGCSQCGGCSVGDKMKEHDHATAADSCTVEEEDTSLTSGAK
- a CDS encoding efflux RND transporter periplasmic adaptor subunit → MSRKSILITVGLLAVLGLYYLFSEAPQPVDVTAAETGTVKAFIEERAKTSLPRIYRIAMPLNGRVMPITVQEDEKVTQGQVIAEMDTSDLDAEVAKARYRVEQYARKIIEQSDNRLEDNSLDQFDEFLKSMNLTVEAASKQQDASKAKWTYARDEYDRKYQLFQKNALSASELSEADLFKKQSEIDYQKDILTWRALQAIQSAMQIGKISIQKYKEKKVLSEAVLQEEKKEAESQLEQLQRDRNRATMRSPIDGTVLAKHFSNERTLPAGEILLELGQLDNLEVEADVLSQYVGNIHVGSPVDIEGPAIGPDPVQGKVKRIYPKGFTKISSLGVEQQRVKVIIGFDRNIFKQLQQQQRTLGTDFRVRVKIYTDIKPDVVKVSRSTLFRNGSGQWQAYVVRNNRTVLVDVEPGVMNDFEAEIKTGIKAGDRLIVAPSMNLTSGQSVEPHLIKNLERSPAD
- the nqrE gene encoding NADH:ubiquinone reductase (Na(+)-transporting) subunit E, encoding MLEHYLSLFIKCLFVENLALAFFLGMCTFLAVSKNVKTAFGLGIAVVVIQTITVPVNNIIYQHLLKKGALAWAGYPNVDLTFVGLICYIGVIAAMVQILEMTLDRFVPALYNSLGIFLPLITVNCAILGGTLFMVERDYNFPESCVFGFGSGVGWALAILALAGVREKMKYSDVPPGLRGLGITFITVGLMAMAFMAFSGIQL
- a CDS encoding FAD:protein FMN transferase, producing MTSVNRQSAWFWTLGLLLCCLQVTGCRNDESGSDSAALQKQQIEGPTMGTTYHITVCSPAAEQVDTGQLKQDIDQLLVEINQEMSTYIKDSELSLFNQAEPNQWLPVAPAVVKVVSAGLKLSEDSDGAFDMTVGPLVNLWHFGPDPGKKTLPADEKIEAARKKVGYHHIQVQESPAALKKLIPDVYVDLSAIAKGYGVDAVAELIESRGIENYLVEIGGEMRARGVNQRGEAWKVGIEKPVSETRVVQKIVPLSNLSMATSGNYRNFFEVDGVSYSHTIDPRTGRPATHGLASVTVVGETCMNCDAIATCLMVLGPDEGYNWVQERDIAAYFIVKTDAGFTERFSPAWQKQFGEEQ
- the nqrF gene encoding NADH:ubiquinone reductase (Na(+)-transporting) subunit F: MGIEILLGVVMFTGIVLALVAIILVAKSKLVASGNVTITVNEQKKIEVPVGGKLLGALAENQIFVSSACGGGGTCAQCEVRVLQGGGDILPTERSHFNNREVREGCRLSCQVPVKTDMDIEVPPEVFETKKWQCKVKSNDNVATFIKELVLELPVGEDVNFKPGGYIQIEAPPHHIKYSEFDIPDEYKEDWDKFDLWRFESKVEEPVIRAYSMANYPGEKGIIMLNVRVASPPPRAPDGTPPGKMSSYIFNLKPGDEVTISGPYGEFFIQETDAEMIYIGGGAGMAPLRSHIYELFKERKTNRKVSYWYGARSMREMFYEDEFRAIEEDFPNFKMHIALSDPMPEDNWTGLQGFIHQVLLDEYLSKHPAPEDCEYYICGPPMMLSAVRNMLDDLGVEPENVRYDDFG
- a CDS encoding Na(+)-translocating NADH-quinone reductase subunit A, translated to MITIKKGLDLPIAGEPSALIENGPQVRSVALIGPDYIGMKPTLAVEVGDTVKKGQLLFSDKKIEGVIYTAPAAGKVTEINRGAKRVFQSLVIELAGEEEETFTSYEEGQLASLTREQVTENLLQSGLWTSLRTRPYSKVPSPESTPHSIFVTAIDTSPLAPPPEVVLSEEPRAFSQGLQVLKALTEGKLYLCKAPGTNLPGCDLDFVTVEEFGGPHPAGLPGTHIHYLDPVSDKKTVWYINYQDVIAIGKLFSTGQLYNERVISIAGPVVKNPKLVKTIMGASLVDLTDGNLEEGVDRVISGSALAGRKAEGPFAYLGRYALQVTALKEGTHRDFLGWMGPGFNKFSVVPVFASSWTGKGKKVPFTTSTEGSKRAMIPIGTYEKVMPLDILPTFLLRALITEDTEQAKLLGCLELDEEDLSLCTFVCPGKYNYGSLLRDNLTKIEIEG
- a CDS encoding NADH:ubiquinone reductase (Na(+)-transporting) subunit B, yielding MKPLRNLLDKMHPLFDKGGKFEKLYPLYEAQDTFLYTPGEVTSEASHVRDSIDLKRMMSMVIVALLPCVFMALYNTGFQANAAMSTMGIESVPGWRGAIMSSLGVVPDANSLLSNLVHGALYFLPVYIVCMAVGGAWEGLFCIVRRHEINEGFLVTGMLFPLTLPPTIPLWQVALGISFGVVVGKEIFGGTGKNFLNPALTARAFLYFAYPAQIVGDTVWTAVDGFSGATSLGQMATAAPEVGMKAVTNPISEGGLGISWSQAFLGTIQGSMGETSTLACLLGAIFLILIGVGSWRVMAGVLAGSMGLATLLWMIGSNTNAMFAMPPQWHLVVGGLAFGLVFMATDPVSAAMTDTGRWLYGILIGGMTILIRVVNPAYPEGIMLAILFGNVFAPLIDYYVVQANIKRRLARNVA
- a CDS encoding Hsp20/alpha crystallin family protein, translated to MSSADQPGQPDPVYIHTVEASTEQNQAEQAGSTYSESTQTESSQSESEESTEGKRSDSTGIPNSIERLRTEFDKLLGVAVEQGERALDRLGLFGNDPVWVPRVDLMELDEQVQVYIDLPGVTAEEINITLAGNMLTVTGTRSTGTTTTAGQTVRMSERPSGQFRRSVPMPVAVDPDKVSASVQNGILSIQLDKASTEKPRQIPINSASGTSF
- a CDS encoding Na(+)-translocating NADH-quinone reductase subunit C, whose product is MSRDSIGFTFIVSATLCVVCSILVSGAAVGLRSKQELNKEIERKKNILSVAGLIQPGDDAKNVMKIYDERVEGIIVDLDSGKVVTDDKELFPNPAEYDQKAAIDNPKLSSAIEPSKDIAGIKRRENYSWVYLIKDENGQLTQYVLPVRGKGLWSTMWGFLALQTDLTTVQGLTFYEQGETPGLGGEVDNPKWKAQWKGKEVYNKDFQPDIEVIKGTVNPESPNAEHEVDGLSGATITSRGVTHLLDFWLGDLGFKPYLEQVREKEGK
- a CDS encoding NADH:ubiquinone reductase (Na(+)-transporting) subunit D, which produces MNSRQKEVLTGPIFNNNPIALQILGICSALAVTTKMETALVMSIAVTLVTACSNAAVASIRLQIPGSIRIIVQMTIIASLVILVDQFLKAFAFGISKQLSVFVGLIITNCIVMGRAEGFAMKNEPGISFLDGIGNGLGYSAILMLVAFFRELFGSGSLFGIPLMKLTREGGWYEANGLMLLPPSAFFIIGFAIWALRVWKTDQVEEA
- a CDS encoding ABC transporter permease; this translates as MKVLHRKLLRELLAARGVLIAIISIIAVGIGCFIAMFSTYDNLEYSRQNYYRLCHMADFSIELKKVPLGDLEALAQTPGVTNVLPRIVFEVTASLEDVEKPLSGKAVSLPEHENAPINSIVIKQGSYFTDQRQEEVIVNDAFARAHNLRPGDHIQLILNNRLQDLLIVGTAISSEFVYLIGPGGLVPEPESYGVFYLKHDYAEDVFGFEGAANQILGHLAPQYQSPTRVRQILDQLELELEDYGVFSTTPLSQQSSHWFLKNEIDGLKISATILPTIFLIVAALALNLLMSRMAEQQRTVVGTLKALGYSNQEMFRHFIQFGLLIGVAGGILGTLLGYSLAGAMTAQYRNFFEFPSLTNQMYPRVILLGMLISVFFAVLGTFRGVRTVVRLSPAEAMRAKPPLRARRIPLERIHVFWQALDFRWQMVLRDIFRNRTRTIGGLLSATVGAMLLLVTFSMYDSAFALLNFQYDKLLLSDIDLTFKDDHDYSAYFEAQQIQGVDYAEPLFQVGCTLQNGIHEKKTGITGILRDARLTIPRDTEGNRVEVPPTGLLVTRKLADILHIQAGDSIRMVPVSGDRIPRQVPVMKIIDSYLGLTVYADFHYLNRLMGEADSLTSVQLKTNPRPEVTRKIYRQLKQVPAIQTVNSIRDQKDKLQEVLIDQMIVMIVVVIVFSCLIFFGSILNASLISLSERQQEIATLRVLGYTPGEVGSIFLRESFSVNLPGILLGLPAGYWASKGINIAYDTELFRMPFTIYMLSWVMTVVLGILFTLISHWPVQKTIQKMDWLQALNVKE